In one Bos mutus isolate GX-2022 chromosome 19, NWIPB_WYAK_1.1, whole genome shotgun sequence genomic region, the following are encoded:
- the LOC102269570 gene encoding GTP cyclohydrolase 1: protein MEKGPGRVTLKSRGARCSNGFLEGEPPRPGPSPPAEKPPRPESKSAQPADGWNGERPRSEEDNELNLPNLAAAYSSILRSLGEDPERQGLIKTPWRAATAMQFFTKGYQETISDVLNDAIFDEDHDEMVIVKDIDMFSMCEHHLVPFVGKVHIGYLPNKQVLGLSKLARIVEIYSRRLQVQERLTKQIAVAIIEALRPAGVGVVVEATHMCMVMRGVQKMNSRTVTSTMLGVFREDPKTREEFLSLIKS, encoded by the coding sequence ATGGAGAAGGGTCCGGGGCGGGTGACGCTGAAGTCGCGGGGCGCCAGGTGCAGCAATGGGTTCCTCGAAGGGGAGCCGCCGCGGCCCGGGCCAAGCCCGCCCGCCGAGAAGCCGCCGCGACCGGAGAGCAAGAGCGCCCAGCCGGCGGACGGCTGGAATGGCGAGCGGCCTCGCAGCGAGGAGGACAACGAGCTGAACCTCCCCAACCTGGCGGCCGCCTACTCGTCCATCCTGCGCTCGCTGGGAGAGGACCCCGAGCGGCAGGGGCTGATCAAGACGCCCTGGAGGGCGGCCACGGCCATGCAGTTCTTCACCAAAGGCTACCAGGAAACCATCTCAGATGTCCTAAATGATGCTATATTTGATGAAGACCATGATGAGATGGTGATTGTGAAGGACATAGACATGTTTTCCATGTGTGAACATCATCTAGTTCCTTTTGTTGGAAAGGTCCATATCGGTTATCTTCCTAACAAGCAAGTTCTTGGCCTCAGCAAACTTGCTCGGATTGTAGAAATCTACAGTAGAAGATTACAAGTTCAGGAGCGCCTTACGAAACAAATTGCCGTAGCAATCATAGAGGCCTTGCGACCTGCTGGAGTGGGGGTCGTGGTTGAAGCAACACACATGTGCATGGTAATGCGAGGAGTGCAGAAAATGAACAGCAGAACCGTGACGAGCACAATGTTGGGGGTGTTCCGGGAGGACCCGAAGACTCGGGAAGAGTTTCTGAGCCTCATCAAGAGCTGA